Proteins co-encoded in one Acidithiobacillus caldus ATCC 51756 genomic window:
- the iscB gene encoding RNA-guided endonuclease IscB, giving the protein MAVLVLDKRKRPLMPCSEKRARLLLESGRARVHRMVPFTIRLVDRLQAESVLQPLRLKLHPGSKTTGMALVREKETVDATTGEILRTFTVLMLLELKHRGHAIRDALTQRRAFRRRRRGNLRYRPARFDNRTKPEGWLAPSLQHRVDTMLAWVNRLMRLAPVTALSQELVRFDTQALQNPEIAGSEYQQGTLAGYEVREYLLEKWGRECAYCGAKNTPLEIDHIHPRSKGGSNRVSNLTIACRDCNQAKGNMPLEQFLAKAPERVRKILAQAKAPLKDAAAVNSTRWALFQRLKATGLDVEVASGGRTKWNRHQMSIPKAHCLDAACVGCVDAIQNWQQPVLGIKATGRGSYQRTRLTKHGFPRGYLTRSKSVFGFQTGDLVKAIVTTGKKTGTYLGRVAIRASGSFNLQTGNGLVQGIHHRFCALIQRADGYGYLWTKIALDRGDAGLGQATPAALSLPGMNAGVSRAN; this is encoded by the coding sequence ATGGCGGTGCTTGTTTTGGACAAACGGAAGAGACCACTCATGCCGTGCTCGGAGAAACGGGCACGGTTGCTGCTGGAGAGCGGGCGGGCACGGGTGCATCGCATGGTCCCGTTCACCATCCGGCTGGTGGACAGGTTGCAGGCGGAATCCGTCCTGCAGCCGCTGCGGCTGAAACTGCATCCCGGCAGCAAAACCACTGGGATGGCGCTGGTGCGGGAGAAAGAAACCGTTGACGCAACCACGGGCGAAATTCTCCGCACTTTCACGGTGCTGATGCTGCTGGAACTGAAGCACCGGGGGCACGCGATCCGCGATGCCCTCACCCAGCGCCGGGCATTTCGCCGCCGCCGCCGCGGGAACCTGCGCTACCGTCCCGCCCGGTTTGACAACCGGACGAAGCCGGAAGGCTGGCTGGCGCCGTCTTTACAGCATCGGGTGGATACGATGCTGGCCTGGGTAAACCGGCTGATGCGTCTGGCGCCGGTGACGGCGCTGTCGCAGGAACTGGTGCGGTTCGACACCCAGGCCCTGCAGAATCCGGAAATCGCAGGCAGCGAGTACCAACAAGGCACCCTGGCCGGATACGAGGTCCGGGAGTATCTGCTGGAGAAATGGGGACGGGAATGCGCCTATTGCGGAGCGAAAAACACACCTCTGGAAATCGATCACATTCATCCCCGATCCAAAGGCGGCAGCAACCGTGTGAGCAACCTCACCATCGCCTGTCGCGACTGCAATCAGGCCAAAGGCAATATGCCATTGGAACAGTTTCTGGCGAAGGCTCCGGAGCGAGTCCGCAAGATACTGGCCCAGGCCAAAGCGCCGTTAAAAGATGCGGCGGCGGTGAACAGCACTCGCTGGGCACTGTTCCAACGCCTTAAAGCAACGGGTCTGGACGTGGAAGTCGCCAGTGGCGGCAGAACGAAGTGGAACCGACACCAGATGTCCATTCCCAAAGCCCATTGTCTCGATGCGGCTTGCGTGGGGTGTGTTGACGCCATCCAAAACTGGCAGCAACCAGTTCTCGGCATTAAAGCCACCGGACGCGGCAGCTATCAGCGCACGCGGCTGACGAAACACGGTTTTCCGCGCGGGTACTTGACCCGAAGCAAAAGCGTCTTTGGTTTCCAGACGGGTGACCTGGTGAAAGCCATCGTCACGACCGGAAAGAAAACGGGCACCTATCTGGGCCGCGTCGCTATCCGTGCCAGTGGCAGCTTCAACCTCCAGACCGGAAACGGTCTGGTGCAGGGTATCCATCACCGCTTTTGCGCGCTGATTCAGCGGGCGGACGGTTATGGATATTTGTGGACCAAGATAGCACTCGACAGAGGAGATGCGGGACTGGGGCAGGCTACGCCTGCCGCGCTATCCCTCCCCGGCATGAATGCCGGGGTTTCCCGCGCAAACTGA
- a CDS encoding IS1595 family transposase gives MKAEATNLLQWQARFGTEEACLEALKQKRWPEGFRCPKCGHDRGYWIAGRKLFQCGHCRHQTSVTAGTIFHSSNVPLVQWFLAIYLMASDKGGLSALRLSKQIGVSWITAHRMLRRMRRAMGDRDSLYRLEGLVELDDAFVGGRRSGGKSGRGAEGKTPILVAVENRGKKAGFIAIETTPSVSADRIREFARRRLRPKQPTRTDGLIALRVLGESQEHEGRVTKPHQVDEWLPWVHIAIGNLKAFLLGTFHGVSGKYLQEYLNEFVYRFNRRFWEPELPLRLLNACMEHIPVRLVAEKG, from the coding sequence ATGAAAGCTGAAGCGACGAACCTCTTGCAGTGGCAAGCGCGGTTTGGCACGGAAGAGGCCTGCTTGGAGGCGCTGAAACAAAAGCGCTGGCCCGAGGGGTTTCGATGTCCGAAATGCGGCCATGACCGCGGATACTGGATCGCCGGACGAAAACTCTTTCAGTGCGGGCACTGTCGCCATCAGACCTCGGTGACGGCCGGCACAATTTTTCATTCGTCCAATGTGCCCCTGGTGCAATGGTTCCTGGCCATCTATTTGATGGCGAGCGACAAGGGCGGATTGTCCGCCCTGCGGCTGTCGAAGCAGATTGGGGTCTCCTGGATCACGGCTCACCGGATGTTGCGCCGCATGCGCCGCGCCATGGGCGATCGCGACAGTCTGTATCGCTTGGAAGGGCTGGTAGAGTTGGACGATGCCTTTGTCGGTGGACGCCGGTCTGGGGGGAAGAGCGGTCGAGGGGCCGAAGGCAAAACACCGATCTTGGTTGCCGTGGAAAACCGGGGCAAGAAGGCGGGCTTTATTGCCATCGAGACGACGCCTTCGGTCTCTGCCGACCGGATTCGCGAATTCGCGCGGCGACGCTTGCGCCCCAAGCAACCTACCCGCACCGACGGCTTAATAGCGCTGCGAGTTCTCGGAGAGAGCCAAGAGCATGAGGGGCGCGTGACCAAACCGCATCAGGTGGACGAGTGGTTGCCGTGGGTACACATCGCCATTGGTAACCTCAAGGCCTTTCTTTTGGGCACATTCCATGGGGTATCCGGCAAATATCTGCAGGAATATCTGAACGAGTTTGTCTATCGCTTCAATCGCCGTTTCTGGGAGCCAGAACTGCCCCTGAGGTTGCTCAATGCCTGTATGGAACATATCCCGGTCCGGCTTGTTGCTGAGAAAGGTTAA
- the trbL gene encoding P-type conjugative transfer protein TrbL codes for MKKYGIWCLFLLLCLFVSPDVLAAPAPSINGSGAGVILNAFDSETLRWYQSLKADAEEIFYMLFGLDFVYLVSQWLIGGKDVHEVFTSFIKKMMSFAFFYTLLLNGHKLIGWVENGFQQSAIQATGASGGLLSWIFGTASKVFMACLVGPRIPDKSTGALESIWQTITGGPTVLLSDVLGMLVGLVVGIIALLAMIYLALEYIAIQLEAAMVASVGIILMGFAGSRWTVQHAEGYLKYALSVGVRFLVILLWIGFLQKSAGTVITQILSQVNSNHPTANLSGAIVAYGEVLIFVLLIAWMTKKLPSIASSIMSGASSLSGGAEGTAFLAGVALAGGAALMGGAALAGRGGAGALTGAQAANMGGAAGELKGAGGGGPFPGGGGGIAGGLSGSGGGGVRDMEDFPGAENAVPAPDPGTLKAKRQDAGFVLPPSNWGASPSASPKPAPGSSASSPLRGAAILRGAALAGRSPAPAGSNTMDSGPAGGTPAGATPAPGDAVATDTGAESGPAQVTQGAGGSDDLGTDVGASRVTESAKPASGGGTSASQETPTTSATPSAGQQAPTPQEALRAALQQSIQQAFAPMQESLGKLNETLAAGQQENQSDGSFKKIFKDYKETSDLAERFLFPGSPENQGVQAANHGLKHSE; via the coding sequence ATGAAGAAATACGGGATTTGGTGTCTATTTTTGCTTTTATGTTTGTTCGTGTCGCCAGACGTATTGGCGGCACCCGCGCCATCCATTAACGGATCTGGTGCCGGGGTCATCCTCAACGCTTTTGATAGCGAGACATTGAGATGGTACCAAAGCCTCAAGGCCGACGCTGAAGAAATTTTCTACATGCTCTTTGGTCTGGATTTTGTCTATCTCGTCTCCCAATGGCTCATTGGTGGCAAGGACGTCCACGAAGTTTTCACGTCCTTCATCAAGAAGATGATGAGTTTTGCGTTCTTCTACACGCTCCTGCTCAATGGCCACAAACTCATTGGCTGGGTGGAAAACGGATTCCAGCAAAGCGCTATTCAGGCGACGGGTGCGAGCGGTGGCCTGTTGTCCTGGATTTTTGGGACAGCGAGCAAGGTGTTCATGGCCTGCCTCGTGGGGCCACGAATTCCGGATAAGAGCACTGGTGCTTTGGAAAGTATCTGGCAGACTATTACGGGCGGTCCGACGGTGCTCCTGTCGGATGTTCTGGGCATGCTGGTGGGTCTGGTGGTCGGTATCATTGCCCTTTTGGCGATGATTTACCTGGCGCTGGAGTACATCGCCATACAGCTGGAAGCCGCCATGGTAGCCAGTGTCGGCATTATCCTGATGGGTTTTGCGGGTAGCCGCTGGACCGTCCAACACGCCGAGGGCTATCTCAAGTACGCGCTGTCGGTCGGCGTAAGGTTCCTCGTCATTCTGTTATGGATTGGATTCCTGCAGAAGAGCGCGGGCACGGTTATCACCCAGATCCTCAGTCAGGTCAATAGCAACCATCCGACAGCCAACCTGAGTGGGGCGATCGTTGCTTACGGCGAAGTGCTCATCTTTGTGCTGCTCATCGCCTGGATGACGAAGAAGTTGCCGAGCATCGCGTCGAGCATCATGAGCGGTGCGTCCAGCCTGTCCGGCGGTGCGGAAGGAACGGCCTTTCTTGCCGGAGTCGCCCTCGCCGGTGGCGCAGCCCTGATGGGAGGCGCGGCCCTGGCGGGTCGCGGTGGTGCCGGTGCGCTGACCGGAGCGCAGGCCGCCAATATGGGTGGTGCTGCCGGCGAACTGAAAGGGGCAGGTGGCGGTGGACCCTTCCCCGGAGGCGGCGGTGGCATTGCGGGTGGCTTGAGCGGATCTGGTGGCGGTGGCGTTCGTGACATGGAAGATTTCCCTGGCGCGGAGAACGCCGTACCCGCACCGGATCCCGGAACCTTGAAAGCGAAGCGCCAAGACGCTGGATTTGTGTTACCCCCATCCAACTGGGGGGCTTCGCCTTCCGCATCACCCAAGCCCGCGCCGGGATCGTCTGCGTCGAGCCCCCTGCGGGGTGCAGCCATCCTGCGGGGTGCAGCCCTCGCTGGGCGCAGCCCTGCCCCTGCGGGGAGCAATACTATGGACAGCGGTCCTGCGGGCGGCACGCCTGCGGGCGCCACGCCTGCTCCAGGCGATGCCGTGGCCACCGATACCGGGGCCGAGAGTGGTCCCGCGCAGGTTACCCAAGGTGCGGGTGGTTCGGATGACCTGGGCACGGATGTCGGCGCAAGCCGGGTCACTGAGTCCGCCAAGCCAGCCTCTGGTGGTGGTACGTCTGCGTCTCAGGAAACGCCGACGACATCGGCTACCCCATCCGCTGGGCAACAGGCACCAACGCCCCAGGAGGCCTTGCGCGCCGCCTTGCAGCAGTCCATACAGCAGGCCTTCGCCCCCATGCAGGAGAGCCTGGGCAAGCTCAACGAGACCCTGGCGGCGGGGCAGCAGGAAAATCAGTCCGATGGGTCATTCAAAAAAATATTCAAAGATTACAAAGAGACAAGTGACCTAGCCGAACGCTTTCTTTTCCCTGGGTCGCCTGAGAATCAAGGTGTACAGGCGGCTAATCATGGGTTGAAACACAGTGAATGA